A portion of the [Limnothrix rosea] IAM M-220 genome contains these proteins:
- a CDS encoding MFS transporter yields the protein MGLIREAQTSQQDLDQKSVADQERFSAFQLWNMSIGFLGIQFGWGLQMANMSSIFEHLGASAHSIPILWLAAPLTGLIVQPIIGNLSDHTWGIFGRRRPYLLGGAIAASIALVLMPRCSSLWMAAGLLWILDTSANVSMVPFRAFVGDLLPKKQRTQGFAMQSVMVGLGAIAASVMPWLLNHLVGIDPSTNATRQIPLTVELSFYLGAALFLGTIIWTVVTTPESPPADLEKFGKLQAERGGILHSLEETWQVLGEMPPTMKQLAWVQMFTWLGIFCFFIYFPPAIARNIFGAVDIDSALYNEGIEWAGLCFAMFNAVCIPFSFVLPWLTRRFGRKLIHIICLLCGGISLIALLFIHNPLLLLVSMAGFGLTWASAQSIPYAILTYALPTQRRGIYQGIFNFFIVLPEIGISLGFGWIMEHLLHENRLLAVVCGGVFLLIAAMLMPFVQSAIETPSNNLVTSKVLPKDMSKEQLMP from the coding sequence ATGGGTTTAATTCGGGAAGCTCAAACCTCTCAACAGGATCTAGATCAAAAGTCAGTTGCTGATCAGGAGAGATTTTCTGCTTTCCAGCTCTGGAATATGAGTATTGGCTTTCTGGGGATTCAGTTTGGCTGGGGTCTCCAAATGGCAAATATGAGCTCTATTTTTGAGCATCTTGGGGCGAGTGCCCACAGTATTCCGATCCTCTGGCTGGCTGCGCCTTTGACGGGGTTAATTGTTCAACCCATTATTGGCAATTTGAGTGATCATACGTGGGGGATTTTTGGTCGCAGACGACCCTATCTCCTCGGTGGGGCGATCGCCGCATCTATTGCGTTGGTGCTGATGCCTCGCTGTTCGAGTTTGTGGATGGCGGCAGGATTATTGTGGATTCTCGATACCAGCGCCAATGTCAGCATGGTTCCCTTTCGAGCTTTTGTGGGTGATCTTTTGCCGAAAAAACAGCGTACCCAAGGCTTTGCCATGCAGAGCGTCATGGTGGGTCTGGGGGCGATCGCCGCGTCAGTGATGCCTTGGTTGCTAAACCACCTTGTCGGGATTGATCCTTCGACCAATGCCACACGACAAATTCCCCTCACCGTCGAATTGTCTTTTTATCTCGGTGCTGCTTTATTCCTCGGAACTATCATTTGGACGGTCGTGACGACCCCTGAATCGCCGCCTGCGGATCTCGAAAAATTCGGTAAATTGCAAGCAGAGCGCGGCGGTATTCTCCATAGCCTCGAAGAAACATGGCAAGTGCTCGGCGAAATGCCCCCAACCATGAAGCAGTTGGCGTGGGTGCAAATGTTCACATGGCTCGGTATTTTTTGCTTTTTCATTTACTTTCCCCCGGCGATCGCCCGCAATATTTTTGGGGCGGTGGATATCGATTCGGCCTTATATAACGAAGGCATCGAGTGGGCAGGGCTATGTTTCGCCATGTTTAACGCGGTGTGTATTCCCTTTTCCTTTGTTTTGCCGTGGCTGACCCGTCGCTTTGGGCGCAAACTTATTCACATTATTTGTTTGCTGTGTGGTGGCATTAGTTTAATTGCGCTACTTTTCATCCATAATCCTTTGCTCCTACTCGTCTCGATGGCGGGATTTGGCCTAACTTGGGCGAGTGCCCAGTCGATTCCCTACGCCATTTTGACCTACGCTCTACCGACCCAACGGCGGGGTATTTATCAAGGTATTTTTAACTTTTTTATTGTGCTGCCCGAAATTGGTATTTCCCTCGGATTTGGCTGGATTATGGAGCATCTTTTACACGAAAACCGTTTACTCGCGGTGGTTTGTGGCGGTGTATTTTTATTAATTGCCGCCATGCTAATGCCCTTTGTTCAGTCAGCCATCGAAACGCCCAGCAATAACTTAGTTACGTCTAAAGTACTACCCAAGGATATGTCGAAAGAACAGCTAATGCCCTAG
- a CDS encoding cyclic nucleotide-binding domain-containing protein: MQIAFSRPFPLKFDRLLQLLSLAVTVLIYSVLGMAIANSLFVSKVGASQLPFAFALIGLCSMPAYLLFSQLVDRYSRTKLFRYILFGSIPVILGLRFLLNYDSPYLYYLLLIAIFFQWDFHNNVLYPSLLTDYFSTLEYKRYAPNIGIAQAIGTLLGGTLTTVLSHYCSTKNLLLCLPIFYVLGIAQLLYLERSQRQLAQASQSAESVGLWESMRTFPELVKRYPLSLFLASSSFLLVIIYISSEFLWFNIYGDHFDEQALTGFLGLMRIVISLIQVAVIYGATKPLLEILGVARLNPVYPMTTLTTFGILLSSFGLPAAIALHINGDALYKAINLPIHQLNYNAIPREFVGRIRSLSDGLIYAVGLTLAGVVLWLGEIYLDLKQMAWIVAGLTLLLLAVRLPMGRFYANGLEEMIRSDNIDLDVFDLEPIPLNPQSYEAIRELLAEGDRYSQLKGFELAKRMEQPDQFLPEVEQLLTPKVATTDPQLYGAAIALFTDCSEPIQQDLIQRLDNPDWQVFALEILLINRFIPSPTQIQTWLSHTNPEMQTLGAIAELQKQNQLPTNWDKELNHATARIITRIVAASDKPVFAPLIPNVVLTQTDPDIIRTGLEALLPLTQIDDQETASIARSKLSHFEPTVRIAALNLLCATRCPAYIEAIATALEDLEPRVRQQAAITLAIYGRQGIHAAQPRLRNPRPEVIDAAIIAIGAVKTRYASDVLFKHLEPSFKLLDQTRQWQADLIDSPQLRVLHIAIQDYGDRLTQKVLFVLAALGYAPTVNVINRLLATNAQAELENAIEFLASLNHRRFVTPLLPHLKALVEQDSATSKPRDPLTPKWLREKGYRVLLEAMESGDRWIKIGALVALEMVPSVLVDDPDPFVKQVAGELYDTHAPAKTAMNRLLLLKTVTLFRNLSLDELMLIDDSLEQTQILADTAIFDEGGYAAHLYIIAEGTVELTKKVDGTPRTTKQLSVGDYFGEVALFDDAPLWDGAIAQTDCTLLKLEKNRFLSLVTQRPHMILEMCRFLSQKLRETDKLRSPNPANIFQ; this comes from the coding sequence GTGCAAATTGCTTTTTCGCGACCTTTCCCATTAAAGTTTGACCGCTTATTACAGTTACTGTCCCTCGCTGTGACGGTTCTGATTTACAGTGTCCTCGGCATGGCGATCGCCAACTCATTATTTGTCAGTAAAGTCGGTGCATCCCAGCTACCTTTTGCCTTTGCGCTCATTGGACTATGTTCGATGCCTGCGTATTTGCTCTTTTCGCAACTGGTTGATCGCTACAGCCGCACCAAGCTTTTTCGCTACATTTTGTTCGGTTCCATACCCGTGATTTTGGGGCTACGGTTTTTATTAAATTACGACTCGCCCTATCTCTACTATTTGCTACTCATCGCCATCTTTTTTCAGTGGGATTTTCATAATAATGTGCTGTATCCCAGTCTCCTCACCGATTATTTCAGCACCCTAGAATACAAACGCTACGCCCCGAATATCGGCATTGCTCAGGCGATCGGCACATTACTCGGCGGAACATTGACGACGGTACTTTCCCATTACTGTTCAACGAAAAATTTATTACTTTGTTTGCCGATTTTTTATGTTTTGGGCATTGCCCAGCTTTTATATTTAGAGCGATCCCAACGACAACTTGCCCAAGCCAGCCAAAGCGCTGAATCAGTCGGACTATGGGAATCGATGCGGACATTCCCCGAACTCGTGAAGCGTTATCCCCTGAGTTTATTTTTAGCCAGCAGTAGTTTTTTGTTGGTGATTATTTATATCAGCTCAGAATTTTTGTGGTTTAACATCTACGGCGATCACTTTGATGAACAGGCGTTAACGGGATTTTTGGGTTTAATGCGTATCGTCATTAGCCTGATCCAAGTGGCGGTTATTTATGGCGCAACGAAACCGCTCCTGGAAATCCTTGGGGTGGCGCGACTCAATCCGGTTTACCCGATGACCACTTTAACGACCTTTGGAATTTTGCTGTCCAGCTTTGGGTTACCAGCGGCGATCGCCCTACACATTAACGGTGATGCTCTGTATAAAGCGATTAATTTACCGATTCACCAACTCAATTACAACGCCATTCCACGGGAATTTGTGGGGCGCATTCGGTCTCTCAGTGACGGGCTAATTTATGCGGTGGGTTTAACCTTGGCGGGCGTTGTGCTGTGGCTCGGCGAAATCTATCTCGACCTCAAGCAAATGGCTTGGATTGTGGCCGGTTTAACGCTGTTACTTTTGGCGGTACGGTTACCGATGGGTCGCTTTTATGCCAATGGTTTAGAGGAGATGATTCGGTCTGACAATATTGATTTGGATGTGTTTGATCTAGAGCCAATTCCGCTAAATCCTCAGTCCTACGAGGCGATTCGAGAATTGCTCGCAGAAGGCGATCGCTACAGTCAGCTCAAGGGCTTTGAATTGGCAAAACGCATGGAGCAACCCGATCAGTTTTTGCCGGAAGTCGAACAGCTCCTCACCCCAAAGGTTGCCACAACTGACCCACAACTCTACGGCGCGGCGATCGCCCTGTTTACCGATTGTTCTGAACCGATCCAGCAAGATTTAATACAGCGTCTAGATAATCCCGATTGGCAGGTTTTTGCCCTAGAAATTTTATTAATTAATCGCTTCATTCCTAGCCCCACCCAAATTCAAACTTGGCTCAGTCACACAAATCCTGAGATGCAAACCTTGGGGGCGATCGCCGAGCTACAAAAGCAAAACCAACTGCCCACAAACTGGGATAAAGAACTCAATCACGCCACCGCGAGGATTATTACCCGTATCGTCGCAGCCAGTGATAAACCCGTTTTTGCGCCCCTCATCCCCAATGTTGTGCTGACCCAAACAGACCCCGACATTATTCGCACTGGTTTAGAAGCTCTATTGCCCCTCACCCAAATCGACGACCAAGAAACGGCCAGTATTGCCCGCAGCAAACTCAGTCATTTTGAACCAACAGTTAGAATTGCAGCGTTAAATTTACTCTGCGCGACCCGTTGCCCCGCATACATTGAGGCGATCGCCACCGCCCTTGAAGATCTCGAACCGAGAGTCCGCCAACAAGCCGCCATCACCCTTGCTATTTATGGTCGCCAAGGTATTCATGCTGCCCAGCCGCGCCTCAGAAACCCTCGCCCAGAAGTGATTGATGCCGCAATTATCGCCATCGGTGCGGTGAAAACAAGGTATGCCAGCGACGTTTTATTTAAACATTTAGAACCCAGCTTTAAACTGCTAGACCAAACCCGCCAATGGCAAGCGGATTTAATCGACTCTCCCCAATTAAGGGTTCTGCACATTGCGATCCAAGACTACGGCGATCGCCTCACCCAGAAAGTTTTATTTGTCCTAGCCGCCCTCGGTTATGCCCCCACCGTAAACGTCATTAACCGCCTGCTCGCCACCAATGCCCAAGCAGAACTCGAAAATGCCATCGAATTTCTCGCGTCCCTAAATCACCGTCGGTTTGTCACGCCGCTGTTACCCCACCTCAAAGCCCTTGTCGAACAGGACAGCGCTACCTCGAAACCCCGTGATCCGCTCACCCCAAAATGGTTACGGGAAAAAGGCTATCGTGTACTTTTAGAAGCCATGGAATCCGGCGATCGCTGGATAAAAATTGGCGCGCTGGTTGCCCTAGAGATGGTACCGTCAGTGCTAGTTGATGACCCCGACCCCTTTGTGAAACAAGTGGCAGGGGAGCTTTATGACACCCATGCCCCAGCCAAAACTGCTATGAACCGACTGCTCCTTTTAAAAACAGTCACACTTTTCCGCAATCTCTCCCTCGATGAGTTGATGCTAATTGACGATAGCCTTGAGCAAACTCAAATTTTGGCGGATACAGCCATCTTTGATGAAGGGGGATATGCCGCACATCTCTACATCATTGCGGAAGGCACAGTGGAGCTAACCAAGAAAGTTGACGGCACACCCCGCACCACCAAACAGTTAAGCGTCGGTGACTATTTTGGGGAAGTGGCTTTATTCGACGATGCACCGTTATGGGATGGGGCGATCGCCCAGACAGATTGCACCTTACTGAAACTCGAAAAAAATCGTTTTCTCAGCCTCGTTACCCAGCGTCCCCACATGATTCTCGAAATGTGCCGTTTTCTAAGTCAAAAGCTGCGGGAAACAGACAAACTGCGATCGCCAAATCCCGCCAACATATTCCAGTAG